GTTTCATTTAGATAAAGATATAGGGGAGAAAACGTGCAGGACTGGGTGTCTTAGGATAGAGGGTTccaattgtgtttttttgtttttttatgtataatatCAGTTTATGGTCAAATAAGCACAATCTTTAGCTTTATTTGCTGTTAGGCCAGTTTATTTTGAGGAAATCTTGTTGTTTAGAGCAAGTCTGAATGTCTCTTTTATAATTCTTGAGTCAGTCTGCTAGTACTGTAAACCGTGAAGACGATGCTCGGAAACCTTTGGATTTTGTGGGATTTCTGTATTGGTTGCTCATAAAATGTGGTCTAATCATCATCTCAGTCACAGATACAAACAAACAGTTGTATTTTTCCATGTCTTTATTGAACACACTGAATTAGTACTCACTTCAGGTTGAGAAAAAGTGAACTCTTGAATTTCATTGAAATTCCTTTTTCAGCCATAGCTTCTAACAGATGTTTCCTGTAGTTTCTTATGAGACTTGTAAAGCAAATTCATCAGTATTTCTTGAAGATCTTGAACAGCCTTCTTTTGGCCATGCTATAGCATCTCATTTGGGTTAAGTCAAGATTCCGACTTTAACCTTTTTTGAGCGTCATCTTtcaaaaacctgcagaaacCGGGTAGAGACTTCTGGCACAACTTCACCTACTTCCAAAGTGCGTGGAGAAGAGCAAGCACCTGAATTGTCCTCTTCTTTTCAAAAAGTCTTTTGATAATTTACTGGAATATTTTAGGTCATTGTCTTGTTACATCACCTATCCTCAGCCTCCAGCAAAGGATTCCCAAACTATGATGCAAACCACAGCTGTCCCAGAGGTTCTGTGGAACATCCAGATGGTcttttgtcagtttttctttatttttattttttatttgaaagcctTCCTTCATGCGATCCTTCCATTAGCACCTTTCTTTTTGAAGGTTTTACAGGTGTTTCATTGATTTGCTTCCATTATTGTAGAGGTTCACTTAATTTTTTCCTGCTTGCAGTGGGTCGTTCCTCAGTGTGTTCgataaagatataaaaaaagTAAGACCATTGTGTTTTATTGGTTTGGTCAGATTGTGTTGGTCTATAATAGTAAGGTGACTGAAGATCAGACCACATTTTAAGAGCATTTAATGCAGCAATCATGACTATTCCAAAGCTTTCACAAACCTTTCCTTGCAACTGAATCTTTGACTTGAACTGCACCTGTGTTTCTTACCTGTGCAATGATCTTTTGCTTGCTTATCACTTGCTTTGCACTGATAGGCAAAAAGAACCCACCCAACCCAAAACATGTTATTCTTGTGATGCGCTTTCAGACAAGACCTTGAATTTGAATTTCCCCTCACTCTAGGTAGTAGCTACTGGATGTTGTCATGAAGACCACAGAATCTAAAGCTGTTTGAATAAGAGTGGATGATCAGTGAAGGATAATCGACTTTGTGGAATAGAACGGCAGTGACGTGATTAAAATACGTCTGAAACGTACACAAGCTTCCTTTCCGTAGCTATGGATTTTTCATAGTCGTGAAAACAGCTTCAGGTTTTGTATATTGGTGACATGCCAGAAAATAACATGTTTCAGACTCTGTATTCAGAACGACTCGATTACAACCTTGGCAGTAGGAGCAGTAGCAATCTGTCAAAATATAATATAGACATCTAGAGAAACAATGGCATAAAAGCTGAGCGCGCCTCTTAGTGTATTGCTGACGTCTCTTCCAGCTGCAATCTCTGCAAAGCGAGAACACCTCTCTCAGGCGGCAGGTCACTACCAATATCTATCAGACCCCCAGCGGTACAGACTACCCTGACCCCTCCAGCCCCTCTGCCCTGAAACGCCGACAGTCTGCACGGGCCAGTCGGCCCATGTCTATGTATGAGACCGGCTCAGGCCTGAAGCCCTATCTCTCTAAAGGGGAAACTCCCTACTCAGAGGAGGGTATCCCTACCCTGCAACCCTTCCCACCTCATGTAAGTAAGACCTGTTCCCTGCTCTCCTTTTCCATTTCCTCTCCTTCACTTTCCCTCATGTCTTCACCTGGTTTGCAGACATTTTCCTCTGCCCGTGTTTGCATCTCTCTGTACTCATTTTCTGCTAAGCaagtgttttggggttttttttgtttgtgtttttttttttttttttttgctgcatgaAAGACTGACTCATTAAAGACAACAACAGAGCCAGAGCAAACAGTTGTGTCCAGTTTAATAACACGCACACATCAGCAAACATCTGTTGTTTATGAGagtgtaacattttattttatatatattttttgttagaTAAAAATTAGCTATATAAGCAAAAATGTGCTGTCATGGTTTTTGATGGTTTGTACTGTGTTTTATGTTGAAGAAGTATTAAACTACCATACAAAtactctgtgtttttgtaatgcaTGATACATTTACACACTCACTTTAACCTTCCATCCGCTCTGATTCTCTGGTTTTAATCTGAGCCTATGACTTATATTTTCTGGTATTTTCCCTTTATCAGTTAGCTGCCGTTAGTATGCCGAACGGAAACAGTCTGGAGGTCAGGAAATAAAAGGAGGAGGATTGAGATCCATTGAGTTTTTTTGTACTATTGATTTGTCCTAAACTAAAAAAggcttttaatattttaaatttagtgCTCACAGTCCTTGCACAGATGCAGTTTTGCATTAACGCCATTCTCAATATACAGTATCTGATTAAAGAGAAGTGTGGTATGTTTAATCtccattcagctttttttttttttaagtctgtataaacagatctttttttttttttttaattattttaagaaatctgtgtgtgttacATTATGATTTGAACCCTGTCTTTAGACGGAAAGGGGCGCTTTTGTGACCACCTCTTCATCCCTCCCCTCATTTCCATCCACCTTGTCTTGGTCGAAGGACGACAGTGCTCAAAAGGTTAAGTACATCCTTACTCGGTCCGCGTCTTGCGGGACGCTGCAAATCCCCCCGGAGCCCAATTCTACCAGTTCACCCTCTGTTCCTCTGTTCTCCTGCTCTTTATCTGTCCTGCATGAGCCATCCCTCCACTGGTCTTCATCAGCATCATCCTCATTGTGCTGCCTTCATCAGCATCATCCTCATTGCACTACTAAACAAATGGAATTTGTGGGGTTTTGTGAAGGCAAAACCTCTGCGTCACTGCTGAGCACTGAGCAGAAATTTGTGCTTTTCATGCAGCAGCTGCTAATTTTaacatctgtttttgtgttcaaaGAAACGGGGCTGTGAGATAAAAGTTGATCAGAAGTCTGTGcgaagagaaaggaaagaagtTGCACTTTTAGAAGAATTTTATTgataaatgcatattttatatatctttttagttttactttgtttttcattttaaatactcCAAGGTGCGTTTTCTTCTGCCCTGTTTCTGAAACATACTCGGCTACTTTGCTTTCACTTCTCGAACACCCTGAACACGCTGGAAATCAATGAAAGATCGATCATCTGTTAAGAGGACATTTTAAGTAAGCATGAGATTAGAgtgtacttcctgtttttggatGTAGATTCAAGTCCGTGAAGTTAGGTCACGCTATCAGATCACAGTGAACCCTATATAGTGTGAAGGCAGTGTTTAAATTTTGTGCAACACACTTAATGATGTGTGAATGTTTCTGAATTTTGACTTCACATCCAGAAAGACTGACCCTCTTGGGTTTACTTGTCTTTAGTGTGGAGAATGAGTAAAGCTTGTGTTTCTGAAGTAATGATTTAGCCATTTGTTGCCTTCTGTGTGACCGTTTTTGAATGTCACACATAAATCCACCCTCACTTCAGGATTTCAAGAGGTTTCATATACAGATTAATGTATGAGCATTAGTCAAGAATACGTAACAGACGTCATACTAATGCAAATAAACTATATGATCGCAGCATATGGTTCTCTACTACTAAACTGTCCGTGTGCTTTTGCTTTACAGCTTTACTGGCCTGTTTGTTTCAGTCCTCTGCATCACCTTTacttgtttatactccactttgATGTGGCTGTGCTGTTTCATGTTGGCACAGCACACagaggaggtttttttttttgttttttttttatgattaattCAAAATCCAGTTTTGAAAATGCGTTTTCACCACAGCTGTTGCTGGTTTCTGTCCTCAGTGATATTTGACATCTCCCtcatattattcttttttttcctttcaggccTCAAAGTTGGAGAAGCAGAGCAGCATGCCAGAAAGTGACTATGACAACACATTAAATGACTCTGAGATGGATGACTCAGGGTAAGAACATCAACCAGAATTAGTCAGGCAGGATGGTCTTGAAGCACAGTTCAATTGTTAATAACAAGAAACAGGTTTGTGTGGTGGACTTGacttggtttttgtgtgtgtgttttttttcttcctctcagcaGGTTCTGTAggagagggaggctgaggagcagtGGCTGGCTGGGAGAGGGCAGCTCTATCCCTGAACTGGATGATTTGGAGATGGACTCTGACCCTACGCTTCCCAGCACAGAGGACGTCATCCGCAAAACGGAACAGATCACCAAGAATATCCAGGAGCTGCTGCGAGCCGCTCAGGAGAATAAACATGACAGGTCAGAATGTGAAGAGACGAAAGGTCGTTTTTATCAATTGTGGAtctgatttattatttatttctttagctTTCATTTCCTTGTTCGCATTTTTAACCTCAAGTTCCTCTTACATTCATTACTGTTCTGTTATAATGAGTTGAGTTTAAGCCCTGTCATTTCCCCTTTTTATTTCCCTGCTATTCTCACTCTTACCCTACACTCTACTTCCACCCTGCTTCACTGTTCCAATGTTGTTTTGATGCCCCCATCCCTCACCCCTGCAAGCAGACCATATGAACGTGAAGGTGTGCGTCGACTCAGGCACAGCCTGGGATGTTTCAGCACTCTGGTGCCCTGGGCTGAGAAGGCCCCCTCTCCCCTTCAGCCGCTCAGCCTCCGGTCCCCTGACCCCACCTCCTGGTACTCTGGCTTCTGTCCCTGCCTCCCAGGCacagttttattttcctctCCCTCCAACACTTTCCTCTGGTCTCTCTCACCTGCTAATGAGCtgcctctttttctttcatattcTACTGCATGTTTGAGTATGCTGAGTTAAACCTTcactttatttaatgttttatgttcAAGCACTGACTTTGAATTTGCTTTAGTTAGGTAAAAAAGGTAAGTTTCATATATGCAGTGacttgattattattattttttaaatggctgacagcatatttgatttttgatcTTTCCTGGTTGATGTTTTTACTGTAGAATTAAAGTGTTGTGTACTTACAAggcttaaaatgtcttttaaatggCATGCTTTGTAGGTGATGTTaacctgatgatgatgatgatgatgcatgGTGTGTTCTGAAAACTAAATGGCACTTCACTTTGTAAAGTAACTTGATTGTAGTAGTGATTAGTTAATTGGTAATTTGTATAATTTGTGCAGCCATTATATTTGTTGCTTTCCCTTTTGTGTGACTGTGACTTCAATCTTTCCCCCTCACAGCTTCATACCCTGCTCAGAAAGAATACATGTGGCTGTAACAGAAATGGCTGCCCTATTTCCCAAGGTAAAACAAtcctaaatgtatttttcttgaAACAAATGGATTagctatttgtttattttacaccTGGATACACACTGTGCCCCCTCTCTGAAGAGATGCATGAACAGATTCCTTCTGTGtttattaaaatcatttaaCCTTTCTCTGCAGAAGCCTCGATCAGAGACGGTGAGAGGCTCTCTGCGCTTGTTGACCTCCAGCGCGTGCAGGCTTCAGAGCGAGTGCCGGAAGGCGGTGCCTTCAGAGGGCTGCCCAGGACCGGACATGCAGCTGGTCACCCAGCAGGTCATCCAATGTGCTTATGACATTGCCAAGGCCGCCAAACAGCTTGTCACCATCACAACGAAGGAGAATACCAACTAACAGCACTTACAGGGCTGCAAAGCAGTCAGcatctcagttttgtttttatacacatttttaatggttttattgtttttgtatttgtggtaTATGCATgcgttgttttttttatttatgaataAGCATTGACAAAATTAGACAAAGTCTGGGTGTCGAGGGTAAAGTGGGAAACTTTACATGGATATAGCCAGCATTTGTAGAAGCACAATTTCTGATGAGGGAAAATATGACCTTCCGACTAGCATGCTGGGGAAATggcttgtttttgtctttaataATTAAGAGTAAACCCTGCTTTTGGTTACAAAATATTATTAGGGAGTTCATGCCTTGCATGAGGAGAATGAATTGGGTATAGCACAGTAAATCCATATGATACAGGTTAATGTTATCAAACCAAAGCCACACATGGATGCTGAAAAACCATAAATAAGCCATGAAATCATTATCATCGGATGCTGTTGTAAACACTCTTGTAGCAAAAGGAGCTTCCTCTAATTTATTGCACTGTTTAAGCATCACTGTAAagttttaatatgaaaaaaagactAATCATTTAGTTAGCTTCCATTAAATTTGAAAACTTCATGCACACTTATGTTTCCCTGCAATGCTAACAATGTTTGttgcagtcaaaaaaaaaaaagttatttatatGTTTGGCTCCCTGTCCAAGTGTAATCCGGTCTGCAGTGCAGCTTACTGCAGCTATTTATGTGTGCCCATTTGTCAAGTCAATGAATGCAACAAACACTTGTTCAGGGGCCAAGTTATCATCTTCACCAGCACCAAGAAGTTGTTACATTAAGTTATGATGATTTGGTGTGTTTCTAATAGGCTTCACATTGCACTGTACACTACAGCCATTTCACTCTTGGTGTTAATATTTAAAGCTAATAaccatactgtatgtatgtccATGTgtattgtgctgttttgttgctgctagttttgtgtttaatgtgcAACGTGGGATAGAAGTGTATCCTGTATTATTGTGCTACCCAGTGTTCACCCTCACCAAGTgttgcagatttcattttcactcTGAAATCTGTTCTAAGTGATGTCCCTCTCTGCGCTTACATGAAGTGCAGGGATGTGTGTGATGCAGCTGCCTAAGCTGCACtttggggaaataattattttctaaataaactTAATTTATAAATATAGCCTGCTGTGGTTTGTAAATACGAAATGCTCGTTTGATTTGATTGTAACAGCTTTAATAcattcagaataaaaaaatttacacaCATTCAAGAGCTTTAaaagtggggagaaaaaaaatcagttctaTAGAGATTCCAACAAGCAACATTAAAATTAATATGGCACAGCCGGAGGCACATGTAGCCTACTTGAATGTCTCATGATTTTAAAGAAGGacagtcacatttaaaaaaaaaaaaaaaaaatctgccataaAAGAGTAAATATCCATATATACACTGGACATTTGAGACTGCTTCCCTCTCTCAGTTCTGGCCACTGGAGTTCAACTGTGCAAACTTTGAGTCTTCTTAAACAACAAATGTTCAGAGAGTGCAATGAGtgggagcttttattttaactttaaaaaatgtgacttttttacCCTGAATTTGGACTGTTGAGTTTTGTCCCACATCTGCCACTTCAAAGTCACATGACAAAGGATAATCTTCATGCTCAGTATTGACCATTATACTGAAACAAACAGCTTTTCTGCCTACATATGGGTGTCCAAAAAATATGAACCTGTCCTTTAAGGCTAATTCctaacagaaaaatataaagctCATAGTCAGCTTAACTTCAGTCTGACAGGTTGCTCATGTCCAAGCTGATCGTGGTCTGCTGTGAATCTGAAAGAGACGATTTCGAGCGTGTTTTAACATTGAAGAGCAATTTTAAACTTGGAAACATGAATACAGCTGCTTCGCTCTTCTTTTACCTTCTCCTGGTACCCTTTCTTGGCCATCCTCTGCATCTCAAGCCTCAGCTCCTCTTCTTGAATTCGAAGGGcttcctgctcttcctcctcctgctgctctttCCTGCACCGCTCCTCCCACTGCTCTTCACGTTGCTGCTCCACCTATGTCACGTAAACCTATAGTTTAATACTGTGCAGTTCAAacacctgaaaaaaaacaacaaaaagaaatgtaGGCCAACCTGAGCATTTATCTCATGCATCCGTGCTGTCCTCCGGTCCTCTTCTTGCTCCTTTTCCCAGCGTCTGAGTTCCCTCTCCTGCTCAAGCTCCCTGATAAGCTCTTCTCGTCTCTTCAGAGACTCCTCCTGAGCCTCACGGTTCTTCTGCATCTTCACCTCTATCTGCTGCTGTCTCCCCAAGAGCACCTTatcaaaaaaaaccccaaaacaaaacaaaaaagcttttattCAGAAGTTATATCTTCAAGCTTTCCTCACAGTGTCATGCCAAACAAATTTACCTCATGCATGAGCCGTTCTCTGGctttcctctccttctcccACTGAACTTCTCGTTTCTCCCATACACGTTGAGCTTCTTCTCTATAGACAGATGGGATACACTGGTTCGTATTCACACAGTAGCACCTGTGCCTTTTTGGTAAGTTGGGACTTGCTAAATCTTGGTGCTTACCTGTGTAAGATTTCAAACTCAGCCTCCCTCTGGCGCTCCAGCTGCAGTTGCTCTTCAATCACCCGTTTCATCCAGGCAACGTCAGCCACAGCCCTTTCCCTTCTTGCAGTCTCCAGCCTCCTGTCCACCTCCTCTCCTTCAAGCAACGCTGCCAGAATCTTACGGTCGGCCTCCTGGTGTTCGCAAAAGATTTCAAGACAAAAGTCAAAACCCCTCAGAATTGTGGATTTTATCTGGATTAACATACAGTAAACTCAGCAGGTGAAAGTGATTTACCAGTTCTTCCTGCACTTGCTGAGCTCTTCTTCTCAGCTGAGCTCGATACTGACGGATCAAGAAACGCCTAGTGCAACACGAATCCAATAAGGAAACTATGTCAGTGGAATGAAGTCTCATAACACTTTTGATTGGTCATCTGGAGAAAAAGCTTCACTTACCCAATCTCAAACCTCTTCCGCTGTTCCTCCACCTTCCACCTGTCCTCCTCTATCTTCTCCAGCTCCCACTGCTGCACCAGGAGAGCCTCTTGCTCTTTTTTTAGACGAGTGGCCtataagagaaaaaaacaaaaaaaaaacataatcttgTTTATAAAAAAATGGCTGCTAAACTTTAGTTTTGCACAGCAGTTTTGAATACCTCTTCCTCTCTCAGCTTCAATTCTTCCATCTGCTTGCGTAGTTCCTCCGCTCTCTTACGCTCCTCTTCATTCTTCTTCTCCTGTGCTTGCTTAATCCTCTCCAGAGCTTCTTTTCTGGTCCTCTCGTATTCATTTTCAAAGCGCCTTGTCTCCTCTTTGTCCACCACTTCTTTCTGCATGTTTGACAAGATGAGTCACTTACAGTAAGTGTCAAAACTTTCTTAATTATGTACCACAGTGAGGGGGCTGACCAAAGTAGATTGCAGGCTTGATACTGTGCTCACACAGTAAACGAGCACTGTTCAATTAAAAATAGATGTGCTACATTAAAACTTGGCCACATAGAAAGATAGTGACACGCTTAATAACTTGTGGGTCATTTGTGTCAACACCAGCTTGAGAAGGGTTATATGATGGAGTACTGAGGCAATTTCTTCAGTACGGGGCATCAAATTCACCACTAAATATGGCAAAGGATATACAGGTTAGGTAAAACAATGGAATTAACATATTATTTTGTCTAGCAGCTGGAATGAAGGGCCTACCTGTTTCTTCTCAGATATCTGCTCCTGCCATTGGCTGACAACGTGATCTTTATGTAATGCCGACTCCAGCTGCAGACAGATTAAAAGAGTGAGTTGTGACAAAGCTGAGACAGAGATACTGATAACCTTAACCCCGAGTGGAAGGGATACCAGAACCTCTCTTTTTCTTGAGTCAACACTGGACTCAGGTTAACAGAAAGTCATGGAATAGCTGCATCACGGGCCATATAGGTTTCCAGATCAAATGGATATCTTGACAAAAAGtgtctgttttctcttcttGCTGGATTCTTTAAACATATGGGATGGTCACTGGATTCCTGAGGCCATGAATGACTTCATCAGCAGTCAAACTTTGAGGTTTGAGGTATGAGGTTTGGAAACTTGTCACATTTGCATCAATAGTTTAAACTGGCCTACCTCTCTCAGCTCTGGGTTGTTTCTCTTCCAGTGCTCGTTCAGCAGCTCCTGTGCGAGCTAGgcataaaaaacagaaataacgaGAATTACAAGTTTACATGGCACAGCACTGTGGTCACTGCTTATGAGGCAATACTCCACTAATTGAGTGAACttaccttttttcttctttcttctcttgcCGTACGAAGCACTTCGCTTTTTTGCACCAAATGACTTGTCAACGTGCTCCTGTCAGGGACCATCTCTCGTAGCTCCGCCTCCAGGCGGTTTTGCTCCTCTTGCAGCATTGCTCTTAGTCGATTCCTGCGCTGCTCCAAGCTGgctttcttttcctccttcagTCTCTCTTTATGGTATGCTGACATACTGAAAtcaagaaggggaaaaaaaaaaaaaaaaaaaaaagttaaataaatactagCATTTTTGTCAACTAATGAGAAAACTCAACAGGGTGggacagtaacaaaaaaaaaatacaaaaatatatagtcaCATAATgttattatgtatttttttttacacaaacttAGAGAGACAAACAAATATATGACACTCATGGTTACACAGATTTATAGGAAGATACACTAATTATGTACATTTACAGAACAACAAACAACTGAACACTACTTCTCTTAGCATAGGCTAGTTTATTTAGgatatttactgtaaaatttCCAGGGTGGCTTTACCACATTGGGTTCCTGTAGgttttaaaattgattttaagattttccTGATCACTTTAAAAGCTTGTCCGAGTCTGGCCACAGATACGCTGATCCCACGTGAGCCTGCTCACAGCCTCAGATCGAGCCATTCGGGCTGTTCCAAAATCGAGACTTCAATCTAAAGGTTAACCTGCTTTTGCCATCAGCTACTTGCCATCTTTAAATCACTTCTTTTTTATGGATATGCTTTTAAGTGATTCTGCTACATTCAATGTAAAAAGAAGATTTTATTTGCTGGCTATGGTCCCTTAGTTGTCTTGCTAATCCCCTGCCTCCAGTCTTTCATTCATATAAGATAATAATATGCATAAGataatattataaatattcCAGCACCAGTAACTATCTGGTTAGCATTCAGAAATTATTTTGTTCCAGGTTGAAATCTGGAAATCAGCAGCtaaactaaacatgtttttctccCACCATAATACCTTCCCATGGATGGAGGAGGTCAGCAGCTATCACATCCCAGTGTATCTAAGTGGTTTGTTGACAGCTTGTGTTTTCACACTCACAGACTCTCTTTCTCCTGCTTCCAGCAGGTGACTTAGTTTTAAATCACATTGGCTGACATTATATAAACGATGTTAGGCCTTTGGGAAAAGTTTATTTGGTTCATTTTTCACTACCAAATAAGTAAATGTCCTTTTTATGGTTGAGACTCTCCTCTGCCACTTTGCACATAAATTTTGATTATAATTCAGGGGTCCAAAAGAAATTAGTGTATTGTAACCActaacagttatttttttttccattttttataGATATCAGGATAAtgatattattaattattttggaTGCAGGAGCTGTGTACTGAAAATCTGACACTGAAGTattattttgcttctttttttttttgtattggcaATTTGATTGGACCAAATGTAAATGGTGAATATGTCTGTTATTTGCACTAGAAATTGAAGAAGTTTAAGTGtgcatccatttttttaaagtttgatttTATAGAAATCCAAAAGAATTCaatttagattagtttttttttgttttttggtcatCCAAAGGATTTTATTGCTAATTAATCACACttccaagtattttttttaatgtcataaaCTGACTAAAAACTTCAAACAGGAAAACTTGCTAAACCCTGAACACTTTAATCTGTTATTGTACAGTATATTAGTTGACTGTATTATATGCTTGTTTGTAATCATTGGCCCagatttttaatagtttaaaatcatttattaGATCAATAATAAAGGAGAGGAGCAGTGTTTTAAGTACTatgactgtctttttttttttttaataacacagaACTTGTACATGACATGATTACTTACAGAGCCATCTGTGAGGGCAGTAAAGGAGAAACAGAATGATAATGCTGGCGTATGTTATGGCAATAATATAAATTAATGAcgtgaaaatgaaaagagatttttttttttattaatcacaAAGCAATGCTTGGTTATTTAGTTGGATTGTGTAATGTACTGTGTGAGTGAGTGCTCGAGGAAGCTACCTCTGCTGGTAGGAGTGACGGGAGCTCCACACTGCCTGTTTCTGGCTGCGGGCACTCTGCTCTCTGAAGTACTGAGCATGTAGCTCCCACTGCTGCCGCCACCGGGCCTCCTGCTCCCGCTGCCGGGCCAGCTGGTCGGCCAGGACCCGAGATCGACTGGGCACACGGGTCGAAAATGTCGGCAGAGCCATGCACCTGAGTCACAGTGAacaaaagatatatatatatatatatatatatatatgtacacacaaaatattaattatGAAATTTCTTAAGGATATCAAGCCAGTATGGACGAGGTCAGCCATCACAAGTCAAAGGTCTCCCAGCCCAACCACACCCTCCACTAACGCTGCTTGTTCTTAAGACTTCCGCCGGAGATAACTCAG
This sequence is a window from Archocentrus centrarchus isolate MPI-CPG fArcCen1 chromosome 9, fArcCen1, whole genome shotgun sequence. Protein-coding genes within it:
- the tchp gene encoding trichoplein keratin filament-binding protein → MALPTFSTRVPSRSRVLADQLARQREQEARWRQQWELHAQYFREQSARSQKQAVWSSRHSYQQSMSAYHKERLKEEKKASLEQRRNRLRAMLQEEQNRLEAELREMVPDRSTLTSHLVQKSEVLRTAREERRKKLAQELLNEHWKRNNPELRELESALHKDHVVSQWQEQISEKKQKEVVDKEETRRFENEYERTRKEALERIKQAQEKKNEEERKRAEELRKQMEELKLREEEATRLKKEQEALLVQQWELEKIEEDRWKVEEQRKRFEIGRFLIRQYRAQLRRRAQQVQEELEADRKILAALLEGEEVDRRLETARRERAVADVAWMKRVIEEQLQLERQREAEFEILHREEAQRVWEKREVQWEKERKARERLMHEVLLGRQQQIEVKMQKNREAQEESLKRREELIRELEQERELRRWEKEQEEDRRTARMHEINAQVEQQREEQWEERCRKEQQEEEEQEALRIQEEELRLEMQRMAKKGYQEKIHSRPRSAWT